A stretch of DNA from Nevskiales bacterium:
AGCGCCAGGGCCGGCCCTCGCGGTCATGGTTGTCCACCATCACCACGGTCCAGCTGTCCTCGTCCACGTAGAACATGCGCTTGCCGAAGCTGTGCTTCTTGCCGGTGCGCTCGGTCGCCTCGATCACCCACACGCGGTGCAGTTCGTAGCGCGTGGCCTCCGGGTTGAAGTGCTTGGGCGTCAGCAGTTGTTCGTACTTGTAACTGCCGTCGGAGATGCGGTAGGCGTTGTAGGGGATGATGAATTCGCGCTTGCCGAGCAGCTTCCAGACGTAGCGGTCGAAGGCGCCGTTGTACATGTCGATCATGTCCACGAAATACATGCCGCCGCTGCCGATGAACGGCTGGTCATAGCCGACCGGCGGGATGCGGAACATGCGCCGCAGGCCCGGCGGGATGACCCAGATGTTGCGCGGGTTCTTGACCGAGTCCGCGGTCTCGTGCGCCAGCACGGTGATGCTCTGGTTGCCACGGTTGGAGTAGTGGCCGATGTAATACAGCAGGATGTTCTCCTGCATGATGTCCACCGGGTCCTTGATGTTGCCGTAGCGGAACAGCACGCGCTCGGTCAGGTCGAGCCGGTCGCTGAACTGACCATTGGGCTGCACCACTACCTGGGTGGAGCGCGCCACCACCGAATCGCCGCGGTAGCGGGTGCGGTGGTTCCACATGATCTCCACGCCCGACTCCGGCTTGCGGAAGGGGAAGCCGAGCTTCGCGCCGGTCAGCGAATCCGAGCCGATCAGCTTGGCCTTGCCCTGATTCCTCTGCGTGGCATCGTAGATGGCCGGCGGGAAGGACGCACTGCG
This window harbors:
- a CDS encoding DUF1329 domain-containing protein, with the translated sequence PAWTGGITPDRWPAGFARGQRLKNPYPDDKPLFVITAANAAQYRDKLSAAHQTLLARYPSYRMPVYPTRRSASFPPAIYDATQRNQGKAKLIGSDSLTGAKLGFPFRKPESGVEIMWNHRTRYRGDSVVARSTQVVVQPNGQFSDRLDLTERVLFRYGNIKDPVDIMQENILLYYIGHYSNRGNQSITVLAHETADSVKNPRNIWVIPPGLRRMFRIPPVGYDQPFIGSGGMYFVDMIDMYNGAFDRYVWKLLGKREFIIPYNAYRISDGSYKYEQLLTPKHFNPEATRYELHRVWVIEATERTGKKHSFGKRMFYVDEDSWTVVMVDNHDREGRPWRFQEGHLVARYDSQSPFCTPVVTYDLKDGRYFASGLTAESAPPEFDVKMDKGDFAPAVVGARYIH